The sequence tttcattctcttttacTTCTTTGGTGTTTTTTCTACTCTCGATGTTGGGTTATAGGGAAAACACAATCCAATCCAAGCAGAACAAAAAATGGGGACTTGTTCTCAATATGGAATTTTGATGGAAAAATTGCATACGAAGATATCATTGAAGCAACAAAAGACTTTGACATTAGATATTGCATTGGAACAGGTGGTTATGATAGTGTTTATAAAGCACAATTGCCTAGCAGGAAAGTTGTTGCCCTAAAAAAACTTCATCGCTTAGAGGCTGAGGACCCAAGTTTTGACAAGAGTTTCAAGAACGAGGTACAAATGCTATCAAAAATTCGGCATCGAAACATTGTGAAACTTCATGGCTATTGCTTGCATAAACGATGCATGTTTTTGGTTTATCAATACATGGAAAGGGGAAGCTTATTTTGTATCCTAAGTGACGATGTTGAAGCACTAGAATTAGATTGGCCTAAGAGGATGAACATTATCAAAAGCATAGCACATGCCTTATCTTACATGCATCATGAATGCATCCCAGTAATTATTCATCGTGATATATCAAGcaacaatattttattgaacTCTGATCTAGAGGCTTTTGTCTCCGACTTTGGCACGGCTAGACTTCTTGATCCTGATTCCTCCAACCAAACTTTAGTTGTTGGGACCTATGGTTATATTGCCCCAGGTGAGTTTTTGTGTAATTCTTATAACTATATCCTATCCCTTTAACACCTATTATTTTAAAAGGTTAGCCATGTGGGAATTTTTATAACTATATCCTGATTCCTCCAACCAAAAGTTTACCTTATTGTTTGTTATATGAATTGAATCATGCAGGGTGCAAGCAATCATTTTCACTATGGAATTTTTATCCAATGACTACTTTTGACCAACCTTTTCaagtagaaaattaaaaaaagtataggataaatatattacatttttaaatagcttccattttattttcctatGCAGAACTGGCATATACCATGGTGGTGACTGAAAAATGTGATGTTTACAACTTTGGAATGGTGGCACTAGAAATATTAATGGGAAAACACCCAGGAGAATTCTTGACTTCATTATCAACGTTGTCTTCTCAAAATTTGATGTTAAAAGAAATATTAGATCAACGTTTGCCACCACCAAATCATTCAATTGCACAAGATATTTTCTTTGCTGCGTCTGTAGCCTTTGCATGCTTACGCACCAAACCAAAGTCTCGGCCTGCGATGAAATGGGTGTCCCAAGAATGTCTTTCAGGTAAGAAACCACTAGCCATCCCCTTGCATGCAATTTCACTATGGCAGTTAAGGAATCAAGAAATTTATATGATGGCAGAGAGTGAAACACAATCATTTAGTTCTTGTTGTTAGGTTGTGTATCATATGGTTTGGTGAacttatgagaaaagaaattgttgtgtgtgaatgattttctttttctttttctttttctttttttgtaagaaaagaaaattctat is a genomic window of Quercus lobata isolate SW786 chromosome 2, ValleyOak3.0 Primary Assembly, whole genome shotgun sequence containing:
- the LOC115972197 gene encoding MDIS1-interacting receptor like kinase 2-like gives rise to the protein LQRFLSLPFIFPNHEQNKNVTSPHNFHSLLLLWCFFYSRCWVIGKTQSNPSRTKNGDLFSIWNFDGKIAYEDIIEATKDFDIRYCIGTGGYDSVYKAQLPSRKVVALKKLHRLEAEDPSFDKSFKNEVQMLSKIRHRNIVKLHGYCLHKRCMFLVYQYMERGSLFCILSDDVEALELDWPKRMNIIKSIAHALSYMHHECIPVIIHRDISSNNILLNSDLEAFVSDFGTARLLDPDSSNQTLVVGTYGYIAPELAYTMVVTEKCDVYNFGMVALEILMGKHPGEFLTSLSTLSSQNLMLKEILDQRLPPPNHSIAQDIFFAASVAFACLRTKPKSRPAMKWVSQECLSGKKPLAIPLHAISLWQLRNQEIYMMAESETQSFSSCC